One window from the genome of Rhea pennata isolate bPtePen1 chromosome 16, bPtePen1.pri, whole genome shotgun sequence encodes:
- the ZNFX1 gene encoding NFX1-type zinc finger-containing protein 1, whose amino-acid sequence MDSAGQEPRSWQPRTGERGRADHRFTQTGRNQVNNGSGHAHRRIAQAGENPHADNYPFLPGQGEESFGGTGRFFSHGRRNQGGQANSGSTGHWNEQENEGRGRKHQGGQAHERARGPWNEQVNEGRVKRYLAGQAFERARGSWNEQVNEGRVKRYLAGQAHERPRGPWNKQENEDRQRKHQSGQARDGARGLRNGQENEGRGRRMQPGENPHFYQNPTPGGAQLGEQPQQTKRIGYKFLESLLQKDPSEVVITLASSLGLKELLSQTSMKPTFLQLICQVLRKACSSRMDRQSVQQLLGVVKESNFLKVCLPQYVSDMTTEAVPAVRHQYPEHIGNIISLLQDLISIFPASSVQKISVLLTVLPASINALRASGVDITEEMEKNLNKVQMLVQYLQEKRREGTLRADNYTLMQPQADGQEETYRTMTIYPTYNELHHDEKPFLRPNIVSGRYESTSIYLDTHFRLLREDFVRPLREGILELLQSFEDKGLRKKKFDDIRIYFDTRIITPLCSSSGIVYKVQFDIKPLKFVRWQNSKRLLYGSLVCMSKDHFETCLFATVSNRDSADLAQGIVQLCFNAQSQALLAEVQPSDSFLMVETTAYFEAYRHVLEGLQEIREEDIPFQKYIVECDACVKEPTYLTVSTTYNFAPLMEDPPTDEEMHPDGLRRQNINVLDSNHWPSMETLRLDESQMQALSLALTKELAIIQGPPGTGKTYVGLKIVQALLTNEHVWQSTVQKSPILVVCYTNHALDQFLEGIYTFQKNGMVRVGGRSSSEVLKQFTLRELRKKCEFRRNLPLHLRRAYVNISSQMKLAEQKLHEGAKHLECTTYGVLHERHLEACIAPQHWDSLMNSLDEEEFYCSGSQHSMILEWLGLGVTVFTQSAAENVGAENPGGQQEREEEHEAEAEEELLEISEEADLIQADRVIEDEEAAKPRRRKEEEHRAVHELASVLLAMKLENQEEGTAQPQQKAMQWEVTAAQKKKMKQKMKVELRKLSAMTVLEAKTIQDVWQLDLSSRWRLYRHWLQMYQGFIRRRILQYEQQYQAAAERLAELRLQEDLCILKEAQVVGMTTTGAAKYRQILQKVAPRIVIVEEAAEVLEAHTITTLSKACQHLILIGDHQQLQPSANVYDLAKNFNLEVSLFERLVKVNFPFVRLKYQHRMRPEIAQLLSPHIYQELENHPSVLKYENVKGVLSNLFFVEHDFPEQEIQEGKSHQNPHEAQFVVELCKYFLCQDYLPSQITILTTYTGQLFCLRKLMPAKSFAGVKVHVVDKYQGEENDIILLSLVRSNKEERSGFLQISNRICVALSRAKKGLYCIGNMRMLGKVPLWSKIIHTLWEKGHIGRSLMLCCQNHPETKTLVSTAADFSKVPEGGCSRPCEFRLSCGHVCTRACHPYDTQHKEYQCLKPCQKVLCTDGHRCPQLCYEPCGHCMVKVEKTISKCGHRQMVPCSIPETEFSCQEPCQKKLNCGHMCNKFCGQECTTRCPELVTVALKCGHIQKVKCWITEEMKHGMSVECKTKCSATLQCGHVCPGSCHTCFEGRFHKPCNSPCKRFLVCSHKCQQPCTTECPPCQLDCQNHCIHSRCKKKCGERCFPCAEPCEWRCQHYQCTNLCSEPCNRPRCNVPCTKLLHCGHPCIGLCGEPCPQKCLVCDREEVTQIFFGFEEDPDARFVQLEDCGHVFESQGLDHYMDEDDDVIKLKVCPVCQTPVRKNLRYGTIVQRRLDEIERVKEKIQGPIQEIESSRQRLQAALAENAVLQRNLPLKYLMLEDKLRASALSTKSIGLIENQLNFYERLADLTNSISKTDASERKGLRKRLDEVQEWLDKPRLSFTGQELSDLQAEIQRLTYLLSLLTRCKGASGRITPALAEEIAGVREILEGTKKFTDEDEAVVKTKLERLCRALPVSGLGISEAERVQIVSAIGYPRGHWFKCKNGHIYVIGDCGGAMERSKCPECHADIGGTNHALDSTNSLAPEMDGATHPAWSETANNLLNFEELRRLL is encoded by the exons ATGGACAGCGCCGGGCAGGAGCCTCGTTCTTGGCAGCCCCGAACTGGTGAAAGAG GGCGTGCTGATCATCGCTTTACGCAAACTGGCAGGAATCAAGTAAATAATGGGTCAGGCCATGCTCACAGGAGAATAGCTCAGGCTGGGGAAAACCCCCATGCAGATAACTACCCTTTTCTACCTGGGCAAGGAGAGGAGAGCTTTGGTGGTACAGGACGGTTCTTCAGTCACGGAAGAAGAAACCAAGGTGGACAGGCCAACAGTGGATCCACAGGACATTGGAATGAACAGGAGAatgagggaaggggaaggaagcaTCAAGGTGGACAAGCACATGAGAGAGCCAGAGGGCCCTGGAATGAGCAAGTAAATGAAGGTAGAGTGAAGAGGTATCTGGCCGGACAAGCATTTGAGAGAGCCAGAGGATCCTGGAACGAGCAAGTAAATGAAGGTAGAGTGAAGAGGTATCTGGCTGGACAAGCACATGAGAGACCCAGAGGGCCCTGGAACAAGCAAGAAAATGAGGATAGGCAAAGGAAGCATCAGAGTGGACAAGCCCGTGATGGAGCTAGAGGGCTGAGGAATGGGCAGGAAAACGAAGGTAGAGGAAGGAGGATGCAACCTGGAGAGAATCCTCATTTCTACCAGAACCCTACCCCAGGTGGTGCCCAGCTTGGTGAGCAGCCTCAGCAAACCAAAAGGATTGGCTACAAATTTCTAGAAAGTCTCCTCCAGAAAGACCCTTCTGAAGTTGTCATCACACTTGCTTCCAGTCTGGGTCTGAAGGAACTTCTTTCCCAAACATCTATGAAACCTACTTTTCTTCAGCTCATCTGTCAGGTACTTCGAAAAGCATGCAGTTCCCGAATGGATCGTCAAAGTGTCCAGCAGCTTCTTGGAGTGGTGAAAGAGTCCAACTTTCTCAAGGTCTGTTTGCCACAGTATGTGTCTGACATGACAACTGAGGCAGTCCCTGCTGTACGACATCAATACCCTGAGCATATTGGTAACATCATCTCACTTCTTCAGGACTTGATCAGCATTTTCCCAGCCAGCTCTGTACAGAAAATCTCTGTTCTCTTGACAGTCTTGCCAGCATCCATAAATGCCCTGCGAGCTTCTGGTGTGGACATCacagaagaaatggagaagaatCTAAACAAAGTCCAGATGCTTGTGCAGTACCTGCAGGAGAAGAGACGTGAAGGCACATTGAGGGCAGACAACTATACCCTTATGCAGCCTCAGGCTGATGGTCAGGAAGAAACCTATCGTACAATGACCATTTATCCAACATATAATGAGCTGCATCATGATGAGAAACCCTTTTTACGCCCCAATATTGTTTCTGGAAGATATGAGAGCACCAGCATTTATCTTGATACTCATTTCCGGCTTCTGAGAGAAGACTTTGTAAGGCCTTTAAGGGAAGGTATCCTGGAGCTTTTGCAGAGCTTTGAGGACAAGggtttgaggaagaaaaaatttgaTGACATCAGGATCTACTTTGACACACGTATTATTACCCCCCTCTGCTCCTCATCTGGTATTGTTTACAAGGTCCAGTTTGACATAAAGCCATTGAAGTTTGTACGATGGCAGAATTCCAAACGGTTGCTGTATGGATCCCTGGTCTGCATGTCCAAAGATCACTTTGAAACATGTCTGTTTGCTACTGTCTCAAATCGTGATAGTGCAGATTTGGCCCAGGGGATTGTGCAGCTATGTTTTAATGCACAAAGCCAGGCACTGTTGGCAGAGGTTCAGCCCTCAGACTCCTTCCTTATGGTAGAGACAACTGCCTACTTTGAAGCCTATCGGCATGTATTGGAAGGGTTACAGGAAATCCGTGAAGAAGATATTCCATTCCAGAAGTACATTGTGGAATGCGATGCATGTGTGAAGGAGCCAACATACCTGACGGTGAGCACTACCTACAACTTTGCACCTTTGATGGAAGACCCTCCAACAGATGAAGAGATGCACCCTGATGGCTTGAGAAGGCAGAATATCAACGTTCTAGATTCCAACCACTGGCCTTCCATGGAAACTTTGAGGTTAGATGAATCTCAGATGCAGGCACTGAGTCTTGCACTCACAAAGGAGCTGGCAATTATCCAAGGACCTCCTGGGACTG GGAAGACCTATGTGGGTTTGAAGATTGTTCAGGCTCTCTTGACTAATGAGCATGTGTGGCAAAGCACTGTCCAGAAATCTCCCATCCTTGTAGTATGTTACACTAACCATGCACTGGATCAGTTCTTAGAAG GAATATACACATTCCAAAAAAATGGGATGGTGCGTGTTgggggaagaagcagcagcGAGGTCCTGAAACAATTCACCTTGAGGGAGCTGAGGAAGAAGTGTGAATTCCGACGCAACTTGCCACTGCATCTTCGCAGGGCCTATGTGAAT ATATCCAGTCAGATGAAACTGGCTGAGCAGAAGCTCCACGAAGGAGCAAAGCACTTAGAGTGCACTACATATGGAGTGCTGCATGAGCGCCACTTGGAAGCATGCATTGCCCCCCAGCACTGGGACAGTCTGATGAACAGTCTG GATGAGGAAGAGTTTTACTGCAGTGGTTCACAACACTCAATGATTCTGGAGTGGCTGGGCCTTGGTGTAACTGTCTTCACCCAGAGTGCTGCAGAGAATGTAGGGGCTGAGAATCCAG GTGGTcagcaggaaagagaagaggagcacgaagctgaagcagaagaggagctgctggaaaTCTCAGAGGAGGCTGACCTGATTCAAGCTGACAGAGTGATTGAGGATGAGGAGGCAGCAAAGCCTcgaagaaggaaggaagaagagcatAGGGCTGTTCATGAACTGGCCAGTGTGCTGCTGGCTATGAAACTGGAGAACCAGGAAGAAGGAACAGCTCAACCACAGCAGAAGGCTATGCAGTGGGAG GTAACTGCtgctcagaagaagaaaatgaaacagaagatgaaGGTTGAGCTTCGTAAACTGAGTGCAATGACAGTGTTGGAGGCCAAGACTATTCAGGATGTGTGGCAACTTGACCTGAGCTCCCGCTGGAGGCTTTACAG GCACTGGCTGCAGATGTATCAGGGCTTTATTCGACGGAGGATTCTGCAGTATGAACAGCAGtaccaggcagcagcagagaggctggCAGAACTGAGGCTGCAGGAAGATCTCTGCATTCTCAAAGAGGCTCAAGTTGTGGGGATGACAACTACAG gTGCTGCCAAATACCGTCAGATCTTGCAAAAAGTGGCACCACGAATTGTAATTgtagaagaagcagcagaagtgcTGGAGGCTCACACCATTACTACTCTGAGTAAAGCTTGCCAGCATCTCATCCTCATTGGTGATCACCAGCAG ctgcAGCCTAGTGCCAATGTGTACGACCTGGCCAAGAACTTCAATCTGGAAGTTTCTCTCTTTGAACGGCTGGTGAAAGTCAATTTTCCCTTTGTCCGCCTGAAATACCAG CACCGCATGCGTCCTGAAATTGCCCAGCTTCTCAGTCCCCATATATACCAGGAACTGGAAAACCATCCATCTGTCCTGAAATATGAAAACGTAAAA GGGGTCTTATCTAACCTCTTCTTTGTGGAGCATGACTTTCCTGAGCAAGAGATCCAGGAAGGGAAAAGCCACCAGAATCCACATGAGGCCCAGTTTGTAGTGGAATTGTGCAAGTATTTCTTGTGTCAGGATTATCTACCTTCTCAGATCACCATTCTCACTACCTATACTGGGCAGCTTTTCTGTCTGCGCAAGCTCATGCCAGCCAAGTCCTTTGCTGGTGTGAAAGTTCATGTTGTGGATAAATACCAGGGTGAAGAGAATGATATTATCCTCCTGTCGCTTGTGCGGAGCAACAAAGAGGAGAGATCAGGGTTCTTGCAGATCTCTAATCGGATATGTGTAGCATTGTCTAGAGCTAAGAAAGGGTTGTATTGTATTGGAAATATGAGAATGCTTGGCAAGGTTCCTCTCTGGAGCAAGATCATTCACACCCTCTGGGAGAAAGGCCACATTGGCCGCTCATTGATGCTTTGCTGCCAAAACCATCCTGAAACCAAGACGCTGGTATCTACTGCAGCAGACTTCAGCAAAGTCCCAGAAGGAGGCTGTAGTCGTCCCTGTGAATTTAGGTTGAGTTGTGGACATGTTTGCACAAGGGCATGCCACCCATATGACACTCAACACAAAGAGTATCAGTGCCTGAAGCCTTGTCAAAAGGTGCTTTGTACAGATGGGCATCGCTGTCCACAATTGTGTTATGAGCCCTGTGGACACTGCATGGTTAAAGTAGAGAAAACTATTTCTAAGTGTGGCCACCGACAGATGGTGCCATGCTCTATTCCAGAGACTGAGTTTTCTTGCCAAGAACCTTGTCAGAAAAAGTTGAACTGTGGGCACATGTGCAACAAATTCTGTGGGCAGGAATGCACTACAAGGTGTCCTGAGCTGGTTACAGTTGCACTGAAATGTGGTCACATCCAGAAAGTAAAGTGCTGGATCACTGAGGAGATGAAACATGGGATGTCTGTGGAATGTAAAACCAAGTGTTCTGCCACACTGCAGTGTGGGCATGTATGCCCAGGTTCCTGTCATACCTGCTTTGAAGGAAGATTTCATAAGCCATGTAACAGCCCATGCAAGCGCTTCTTAGTTTGTTCCCATAAGTGTCAGCAGCCTTGTACTACTGAATGCCCTCCATGTCAGCTGGACTGTCAGAACCACTGCATTCACAGCAGATGTAAAAAGAAATGCGGAGAGCGCTGTTTTCCATGTGCAGAGCCATGTGAGTGGCGATGTCAGCACTACCAGTGTACCAATCTTTGCTCTGAACCATGCAATAGGCCTCGTTGCAATGTACCATGTACTAAACTACTGCACTGTGGACACCCTTGTATTGGATTGTGTGGAGAGCCCTGCCCACAGAAGTGCCTTGTCTGCGATCGTGAAGAAGTCACCCAGATCTTTTTTGGCTTTGAGGAAGATCCAGATGCTCGATTTGTACAGCTTGAAGACTGTGGCCATGTCTTTGAGTCCCAAGGCCTTGATCATTATATggatgaagatgatgatgtCATCAAGCTGAAAGTGTGCCCAGTCTGTCAGACACCTGTTAGAAAGAATTTGAGATATGGCACCATTGTGCAAAGGCGGCTGGATGAGATAGagagagtgaaagagaaaatcCAAGGCCCAATACAGGAAATTGAATCTAGCAGACAAAGACTACAGGCTGCACTAGCAGAGAATGCTGTTCTGCAGAGGAATCTACCTCTTAAGTACCTTATGCTGGAAGATAAACTAAGAGCCTCTGCTCTGTCCACAAAGAGTATTGGACTAATTGAGAACCAGCTTAACTTTTATGAACGTCTAGCTGATCTGACCAATTCTATAAGCAAAACTGATGCGAGTGAGAGGAAAGGGCTGAGGAAGCGGCTGGATGAAGTCCAGGAGTGGCTGGATAAGCCACGCCTCAGTTTTACAGGGCAGGAGCTCTCTGATCTGCAGGCTGAGATCCAGAGACTGACCTACTTGTTGAGCCTCTTGACAAGGTGCAAAGGTGCAAGTGGGAGGATAACCCCAGCCCTTGCAGAA